One part of the Anaeromyxobacter sp. Fw109-5 genome encodes these proteins:
- a CDS encoding RluA family pseudouridine synthase, whose product MSAGAEAGGPRVLLADAALLVVDKPAGRLVIPGRGGDELSLREELEAAHGRLWVVHRLDRGTTGVLVFARTAEAHRALNLAFDRGEPRKRYAAIVRGDPPAEACLDAPIAPARRGRMRPARPGDPRAKAAVTRIRTLETFPPRAWAGGALALVEAAPETGRTHQIRVHLMHAGYPLAVDPDYGDEGPLHGPDARVLLSRTPLHASRLELRHPSTGATLVLEAPLPADMAEALQALRAG is encoded by the coding sequence ATGAGCGCGGGCGCGGAGGCGGGCGGGCCGCGGGTCCTCCTCGCGGACGCGGCGCTGCTCGTCGTGGACAAGCCGGCGGGGCGCCTCGTCATCCCCGGCCGCGGCGGCGACGAGCTCAGCCTGCGCGAGGAGCTCGAGGCGGCGCACGGCCGGCTCTGGGTGGTGCACCGGCTGGATCGTGGCACCACCGGGGTGCTCGTGTTCGCGCGGACGGCGGAGGCGCACCGCGCGCTGAACCTCGCCTTCGATCGCGGGGAGCCGCGCAAGCGCTACGCCGCGATCGTGCGCGGCGATCCGCCCGCCGAGGCGTGCCTCGACGCACCCATCGCGCCCGCGCGGCGCGGGCGGATGCGCCCCGCGCGCCCGGGAGACCCGCGCGCCAAGGCCGCGGTGACGCGGATCCGGACCCTCGAGACCTTCCCGCCGCGCGCCTGGGCGGGCGGCGCGCTCGCCCTCGTCGAGGCGGCCCCGGAGACGGGGCGCACCCACCAGATCCGCGTCCACCTCATGCACGCGGGGTACCCGCTGGCGGTGGACCCGGACTACGGCGACGAGGGCCCCTTGCACGGCCCGGACGCGCGCGTGCTCCTCTCCCGCACGCCGCTACACGCCTCCCGGCTGGAGCTCCGGCACCCCTCGACCGGCGCGACGCTGGTGCTGGAGGCGCCGCTCCCGGCCGACATGGCGGAGGCGCTCCAGGCGCTGCGGGCGGGGTGA
- a CDS encoding ABC transporter permease: MGRLKAGLEDLGRMLMFAGEMVGWAVRPPFRLELVLAQMAFIGVGSAFIVGVTGTFAGMVFALQMNFAMKQFAAEGYVGGSVAFSLARELSPVFTALMVTGRSGSAIATELGTMRVTEQIDAMESMAVNPIQYLVVPRVIASLIMFPFLTMLFNSLGYAGGFVMGVYVAGIPIGPYLAHTQEFMDVGDILHGLFKAVVFGLIVSVITTWRGYAAFGGAKGVGEGTTRGVVASSITILLADYVITFISVGT, encoded by the coding sequence ATGGGTCGCCTCAAGGCCGGGCTCGAGGACCTCGGGCGGATGCTCATGTTCGCGGGCGAGATGGTCGGATGGGCCGTCCGGCCGCCGTTCCGGCTCGAGCTCGTGCTCGCCCAGATGGCCTTCATCGGGGTGGGCTCGGCCTTCATCGTCGGCGTCACCGGGACCTTCGCGGGGATGGTGTTCGCCTTGCAGATGAACTTCGCGATGAAGCAGTTCGCCGCCGAGGGCTACGTCGGAGGCTCGGTCGCCTTCTCGCTCGCCCGCGAGCTCTCGCCCGTGTTCACCGCGCTCATGGTGACGGGCCGCTCGGGCAGCGCCATCGCGACGGAGCTCGGCACCATGCGCGTCACCGAGCAGATCGACGCGATGGAGTCGATGGCGGTGAACCCCATCCAGTACCTGGTGGTGCCCCGGGTGATCGCCTCGCTGATCATGTTCCCGTTCCTCACCATGCTCTTCAACTCGCTCGGCTACGCGGGCGGGTTCGTGATGGGCGTGTACGTGGCGGGGATCCCGATCGGCCCGTACCTCGCGCACACCCAGGAGTTCATGGACGTCGGGGACATCCTCCACGGCCTGTTCAAGGCGGTGGTGTTCGGGCTCATCGTCTCGGTCATCACCACCTGGCGCGGCTACGCCGCGTTCGGCGGCGCGAAGGGCGTGGGCGAGGGCACGACGCGCGGGGTGGTGGCGAGCTCGATCACGATCCTGCTCGCCGACTACGTCATCACGTTCATCTCGGTGGGGACCTGA
- a CDS encoding ABC transporter ATP-binding protein has translation MIEVRDLWKSFGDNQVLKGIDLTIPEGTTFVVLGGSGSGKTVLMKHVIGLLKPDRGTVRVGGVEISALHGKELTEARQMFGMVFQGAALFDSMTVFENVAFPLTEKRRGERIPAAEVRRRVIEKLRVVDLGEEVLERWPSELSGGMRKRVALARALVSDPQVVLYDEPTTGLDPITTDYVDGMILNAKRALGITSMVISHDIASAFKVADRLGVLYDGHLVAEGTPAEVRESQDPFVQRFLSLWFEKQ, from the coding sequence GTGATCGAGGTCCGCGATCTGTGGAAGTCCTTCGGGGACAACCAGGTGCTGAAGGGGATCGACCTCACCATCCCGGAGGGCACCACCTTCGTCGTGCTGGGCGGCTCCGGCTCGGGGAAGACCGTGCTCATGAAGCACGTCATCGGCCTGCTCAAGCCCGACCGCGGCACCGTGCGGGTCGGCGGCGTCGAGATCTCGGCGCTCCACGGGAAGGAGCTCACCGAGGCGCGGCAGATGTTCGGGATGGTGTTCCAGGGCGCGGCGCTCTTCGACTCGATGACGGTGTTCGAGAACGTCGCCTTCCCGCTCACGGAGAAGCGCCGCGGCGAGCGGATCCCCGCGGCGGAGGTCCGGCGCCGCGTCATCGAGAAGCTCCGCGTGGTCGACCTGGGGGAGGAGGTCCTCGAGCGCTGGCCGTCCGAGCTCTCCGGCGGCATGCGCAAGCGGGTCGCGCTCGCGCGCGCGCTCGTGTCGGACCCGCAGGTGGTGCTCTACGACGAGCCGACCACGGGGCTCGATCCCATCACCACCGACTACGTGGACGGCATGATCCTCAACGCGAAGCGGGCCCTGGGGATCACGAGCATGGTCATCTCCCACGACATCGCGAGCGCCTTCAAGGTGGCCGACCGGCTCGGGGTGCTCTACGATGGGCACCTCGTCGCCGAGGGTACCCCCGCCGAGGTGCGGGAGAGCCAGGACCCTTTCGTGCAGCGATTCCTCTCGTTGTGGTTCGAGAAGCAGTAG
- a CDS encoding MlaD family protein translates to MKPAVNRALAVGILAAVTGLAFLVAITFFRKGGFSDRDSYLVHAYFRDATGLTWKSRVQIAGIQIGEVDDIRLEGARARLDIRVKNDVELHKDACLTKIYPSALLPDAVLEAVPGSDASPKLKDLPEEEREIACARAAATAQELMDSMAKIASDVQTITGDLADTVKGDQGSLREIVENLARITRQVDQVVAEEGQTISEILANTREFTGALAEISARDKERIHNIARNVEDLTSRLNVVLASVQDILDPQGGGAPGTPGAKGVPGAPGAPGTPGAPGAPGTPGALAGTPEQRAQAQAEARGVKQAVDRLNTSLASLDSMLEKVNEGKSPAGKLLVDERLGRKVGEAVEGISDYVDRLVKLQIQLQLRSEWLLNQTVSEGRPGSKIYFGARLMPRPDKYYLIELASDPRGVNTVTTETITTRPPGTNVETTTLVTRTLNEEKLTFSLQLAKRYGMVTFRAGLIEGSGGVGSDLHLLNDALQLSVNMYQFSRPGRSVYPRAKIWANYHFFQHFYVTTGVDDFLNQWETGNYPGGRSFNIGSDVFFGGGLYFTDDDLKTLISTGAASAVP, encoded by the coding sequence GTGAAGCCGGCCGTCAACAGGGCGCTCGCCGTAGGCATCCTCGCAGCCGTCACCGGCCTCGCGTTCCTCGTCGCCATCACCTTCTTCCGCAAGGGTGGGTTCTCCGATCGCGACAGCTACCTCGTGCACGCGTACTTCCGGGACGCGACCGGCCTCACCTGGAAGAGCCGCGTGCAGATCGCCGGCATCCAGATCGGCGAGGTGGACGACATCCGGCTCGAGGGCGCCCGCGCGCGCCTCGACATCCGGGTGAAGAACGACGTCGAGCTCCACAAGGACGCCTGCCTCACCAAGATCTACCCGTCCGCGTTGCTCCCGGACGCCGTCCTCGAGGCGGTCCCCGGCTCCGACGCGTCCCCGAAGCTCAAGGACCTGCCCGAGGAGGAGCGCGAGATCGCGTGCGCGCGGGCGGCGGCGACGGCGCAGGAGCTCATGGACTCGATGGCGAAGATCGCCTCGGACGTCCAGACGATCACGGGCGACCTGGCGGACACGGTCAAGGGAGACCAGGGGAGCCTCCGCGAGATCGTGGAGAACCTCGCCCGCATCACGCGCCAGGTGGACCAGGTCGTCGCCGAGGAGGGCCAGACGATCTCGGAGATCCTGGCCAACACCCGGGAGTTCACGGGCGCGCTCGCGGAGATCTCGGCCCGCGACAAGGAGCGGATCCACAACATCGCCCGCAACGTCGAGGACCTCACCTCGCGCCTCAACGTGGTCCTCGCCAGCGTGCAGGACATCCTCGACCCGCAGGGCGGCGGGGCGCCGGGGACGCCGGGGGCGAAGGGCGTGCCGGGAGCGCCTGGTGCGCCGGGCACGCCTGGGGCGCCGGGTGCTCCGGGGACGCCGGGGGCTCTCGCCGGCACTCCCGAGCAGCGCGCGCAGGCGCAGGCCGAGGCGCGCGGCGTGAAGCAGGCGGTGGATCGGCTGAACACCAGCCTCGCGAGCCTCGACAGCATGCTCGAGAAGGTGAACGAGGGGAAGAGCCCGGCGGGCAAGCTCCTCGTGGACGAGCGGCTCGGGCGCAAGGTCGGGGAGGCCGTCGAGGGGATCAGCGACTACGTCGATCGGCTCGTGAAGCTGCAGATCCAGCTGCAGCTCCGCTCCGAGTGGCTGCTCAACCAGACCGTCTCCGAGGGTCGCCCCGGCTCCAAGATCTACTTCGGCGCGCGGCTCATGCCCCGGCCGGACAAGTACTACCTCATCGAGCTGGCCTCGGATCCGCGCGGCGTGAACACCGTCACGACGGAGACGATCACCACGCGCCCTCCGGGCACGAACGTCGAGACCACCACGCTCGTCACGCGCACGCTGAACGAGGAGAAGCTCACCTTCTCGCTGCAGCTCGCGAAGCGCTACGGAATGGTCACCTTCCGCGCCGGCCTCATCGAGGGCTCGGGCGGCGTCGGCTCCGACCTGCACCTCCTGAACGACGCGCTTCAGCTGTCGGTGAACATGTACCAGTTCTCGCGCCCCGGCCGCTCCGTGTACCCGCGCGCGAAGATCTGGGCGAACTACCACTTCTTCCAGCACTTCTACGTGACCACGGGCGTCGACGACTTCCTGAACCAGTGGGAGACGGGCAACTACCCCGGCGGCCGGAGCTTCAACATCGGCAGCGACGTCTTCTTCGGCGGCGGCCTGTACTTCACCGACGACGACCTCAAGACGCTCATCTCCACGGGCGCGGCGTCCGCGGTGCCGTGA
- a CDS encoding TonB-dependent receptor domain-containing protein, translating into MRIHALLLGAALAALPAAAQTPSAEEPPAAGVLTRAPELLAFVPAEYPPDAEEKGIEGSVELAIVIDERGEVQQAVVIDPGPHPGFAPAALHAVQQFRFRPAEIDGAPAPVEITYRYDFVLRRAPPPPPAPAPLVLSGRVIERGTRAPVAGASIDVSGVAAETDADGRFEVRGVAPGVARVRVVAPEHEPLQLEELIEAGKRREVEYRLSRRSYDPYESVVRGERPRREVSVHTMEVEEIRTLPGTQGDTLKVLQNFPGVARSPFGIGLLVVRGSEPSETNVYLDGIPVPLLFHFGGVTSVVSSDVIETLEFLPGNFAARFGRALGGTVDLRTREGRDAFHGAAQLDLFDGRLEIEGPVAGGTGFVAVRRSWVDAVLALALPRVAPDTADELRVAPRYWDYQAKLSRPALGGTVTLLAYGSDDKLEFVESGESSGRPTFYLSTVFHRLGARWRRPLGAANNDLVLALGRESFDVLQSSNFGVLTEVRSLTVRDTLAWRASERLTLEAGVDAILRSLDYSIYAPPLSAPGTIGEFDEERPETTVGESTRISWLAPGGWVEADWRATGRLRLVAGLRVDADSRLRGRRAWVDPRASAFYDLRPGTTLSAAAGLFGSAPQPQDATETFGNPDVGPQRALHLALGVRQALPWSARLEVTGFYKRLWDLVVVTRATDENGDLQQVSNEGRGEVLGLEVMARRELARGLFGWLSYTWSRSIRQDDPSMPSYPEWHPFPLDQTHIFSLVLSYRLPGDWILGTRVRGVSGNPYTPFEGSVYDADSGRYQCIPSARRYAGRLPGFFQADARVDKRFVYGSWMLSVYLDVQNVTNRENAEFRFPSYDCSQTYAIPSVPVLPAFGLRAEW; encoded by the coding sequence ATGAGGATTCACGCGCTACTCCTCGGAGCGGCACTCGCGGCCCTCCCGGCCGCGGCCCAGACGCCGAGCGCCGAGGAGCCTCCGGCCGCGGGCGTGCTGACGCGCGCGCCCGAGCTCCTCGCGTTCGTCCCCGCCGAGTACCCGCCGGACGCGGAGGAGAAGGGAATCGAGGGGTCGGTCGAGCTCGCGATCGTGATCGACGAGCGTGGCGAGGTGCAGCAGGCCGTGGTGATCGATCCGGGCCCGCACCCGGGTTTCGCGCCGGCGGCGCTGCACGCGGTCCAGCAGTTCCGCTTCCGCCCCGCCGAGATCGACGGCGCTCCGGCGCCGGTGGAGATCACCTACCGCTACGACTTCGTGCTGCGCCGCGCCCCGCCTCCCCCGCCGGCGCCGGCGCCGCTCGTGCTGAGCGGCCGGGTCATCGAGCGCGGCACGCGGGCACCGGTGGCCGGCGCCTCCATCGACGTGAGCGGCGTCGCGGCCGAGACCGACGCCGACGGCCGCTTCGAGGTGCGCGGCGTCGCCCCCGGCGTCGCGCGCGTGCGCGTGGTCGCCCCCGAGCACGAGCCCCTTCAGCTGGAGGAGCTCATCGAGGCGGGCAAGCGCCGCGAGGTCGAGTACCGCCTGTCCAGGCGCAGCTACGATCCGTACGAGTCGGTGGTCCGGGGCGAGCGCCCGCGCCGCGAGGTGAGCGTCCACACGATGGAGGTCGAGGAGATCCGGACCCTCCCCGGCACGCAGGGCGACACGCTCAAGGTCCTCCAGAACTTTCCCGGCGTCGCCCGCAGCCCGTTCGGCATCGGGCTGCTCGTCGTGCGGGGCTCGGAGCCGTCCGAGACCAACGTCTACCTGGACGGCATCCCCGTCCCCCTGCTCTTCCACTTCGGCGGGGTCACCTCCGTCGTCTCCTCCGACGTGATCGAGACGCTCGAGTTCCTCCCCGGGAACTTCGCGGCGCGCTTCGGGCGCGCGCTCGGTGGCACCGTCGACCTCCGCACGCGCGAGGGCCGGGACGCCTTTCACGGCGCGGCGCAGCTCGATCTGTTCGACGGGCGCCTCGAGATCGAGGGGCCCGTCGCGGGCGGGACCGGCTTCGTCGCGGTCCGGCGCAGCTGGGTGGACGCGGTGCTCGCCCTGGCGCTCCCGCGTGTGGCGCCCGACACGGCGGACGAGCTGCGCGTCGCGCCGCGCTACTGGGACTACCAGGCGAAGCTCTCGCGGCCCGCGCTCGGCGGCACCGTGACGCTCCTCGCCTACGGCTCCGACGACAAGCTCGAGTTCGTCGAGAGCGGCGAGTCGAGCGGGCGCCCCACGTTCTACCTCTCCACCGTGTTCCACCGCCTGGGCGCGCGCTGGCGAAGGCCCCTCGGCGCGGCCAACAACGATCTGGTCCTCGCCCTCGGGCGCGAGAGCTTCGACGTGCTCCAGTCGTCGAACTTCGGCGTGCTGACGGAGGTCCGCTCCCTGACGGTCCGCGACACGCTCGCCTGGCGCGCCTCCGAGCGGCTCACGCTCGAGGCCGGGGTGGACGCGATCCTCCGCTCCCTCGACTACTCCATCTACGCGCCGCCGCTCTCGGCGCCCGGCACGATCGGCGAGTTCGACGAGGAGCGTCCCGAGACCACCGTCGGCGAGAGCACGCGCATCTCGTGGCTCGCGCCGGGCGGCTGGGTCGAGGCGGACTGGCGCGCGACCGGGCGGCTCCGGCTCGTGGCGGGCCTGCGCGTGGACGCGGACTCGCGCCTGCGCGGGCGGAGGGCCTGGGTCGACCCGCGCGCCTCGGCCTTCTATGACCTCCGGCCCGGCACCACGCTCTCCGCCGCCGCCGGCCTGTTCGGCTCCGCGCCCCAGCCCCAGGACGCCACCGAGACGTTCGGCAACCCCGACGTCGGCCCGCAGCGCGCGCTCCACCTCGCGCTCGGGGTGCGCCAGGCGCTGCCGTGGTCCGCGCGGCTCGAGGTCACCGGCTTCTACAAGCGGCTGTGGGACCTCGTGGTCGTCACCCGCGCCACCGACGAGAACGGGGACCTGCAGCAGGTGTCCAACGAGGGACGCGGCGAGGTGCTCGGGCTCGAGGTGATGGCCCGGCGGGAGCTCGCGCGCGGGCTCTTCGGCTGGCTCTCGTACACGTGGTCGCGCTCGATCCGCCAGGACGATCCGAGCATGCCCTCGTACCCGGAGTGGCACCCCTTCCCTCTCGACCAGACGCACATCTTCTCCCTCGTGCTCAGCTACCGGCTGCCGGGTGACTGGATCCTGGGGACGCGGGTGCGCGGGGTGAGCGGCAACCCCTACACGCCGTTCGAGGGGAGCGTCTACGACGCCGACTCCGGCCGCTACCAGTGCATCCCCTCCGCGCGGCGCTACGCGGGCCGCCTGCCGGGCTTCTTCCAGGCGGACGCGCGCGTCGACAAGCGCTTCGTGTACGGCTCCTGGATGCTGTCCGTGTACCTCGACGTGCAGAACGTCACGAACCGCGAGAACGCCGAGTTCCGCTTCCCGAGCTACGACTGCTCGCAGACCTACGCCATCCCCTCCGTCCCCGTGCTGCCCGCGTTCGGCCTGCGCGCCGAGTGGTGA
- a CDS encoding TlpA disulfide reductase family protein, translating into MRNWTKLAILAVAALLVTQLLLRKSAPPVASGEPSPPLVLPDLAGRSVDLAALRGKVVAVNFWATWCGPCREEIPEFAEVWRAHRGRCFEILGVAEESAREDVLKMAPQIPYPVLLDERAEALELWNVQGYPRTYLVDAEGKLRQTFEGGMRGAELEEAIRPLLPASCPES; encoded by the coding sequence ATGCGGAACTGGACCAAGCTCGCCATCCTCGCCGTCGCCGCGCTGCTGGTGACGCAGCTCCTGCTGCGCAAGTCGGCCCCGCCGGTCGCCTCGGGGGAGCCTTCGCCCCCGCTCGTCCTGCCGGACCTGGCGGGGCGCTCCGTGGATCTGGCCGCGCTGCGCGGCAAGGTGGTGGCAGTGAACTTCTGGGCGACCTGGTGCGGCCCGTGCCGGGAGGAGATCCCGGAGTTCGCGGAGGTCTGGCGTGCGCACCGCGGCCGCTGCTTCGAGATCCTGGGGGTGGCGGAGGAATCGGCGCGCGAGGACGTCCTGAAGATGGCGCCGCAGATCCCGTATCCGGTGCTGCTCGACGAGCGGGCCGAGGCGCTGGAGCTCTGGAACGTCCAGGGCTATCCGCGCACCTACCTCGTGGACGCCGAGGGGAAGCTGCGGCAGACGTTCGAGGGCGGGATGCGCGGCGCGGAGCTGGAGGAGGCGATCCGGCCCCTCCTTCCGGCGAGCTGCCCGGAGTCCTGA
- a CDS encoding DNA gyrase inhibitor YacG produces the protein MPRACSICGKPVPPRSENRSFPFCSPRCRLLDLGKWLGEEYRIPGPRPGDGAETPAQPPSHEEDDA, from the coding sequence GTGCCGCGCGCCTGCTCCATCTGCGGGAAGCCCGTCCCGCCCCGCAGCGAGAACCGCTCGTTCCCGTTCTGCTCGCCTCGGTGCCGCTTGCTCGACCTCGGCAAGTGGCTCGGCGAGGAGTACCGTATCCCGGGCCCGCGCCCGGGCGACGGCGCCGAGACGCCTGCCCAGCCGCCGTCGCACGAGGAGGACGACGCGTGA
- a CDS encoding D-glycerate dehydrogenase codes for MKPVLYLVRALPGGELAPLRELFEVRGGAPRPPPRERLVEEAREAAVLVPTYIDRVDAALVDALPALRHVASYGVGVNHLDLDACRRRGVLVTNTPGVVTDATADHAMALLLAAARRVVEGDRVVRAGGWTEVDPAWMLGTEVTGKTVGVVGFGRIGQAFARRARGFDTRVLYTSPRDAGVAWAERVGLERLLAEADFVSLHVPLVPATRNLLSRERLALLKPGAIVVNTARGGVLDDAALAEALADGRIGAAGLDVFPDEPRVPEAYLPLPNVVLTPHLGSGTRETRAAMARRVLEDVERVARGDPPRYPVS; via the coding sequence GTGAAGCCCGTGCTCTACCTCGTCCGCGCGCTACCCGGCGGAGAGCTCGCACCGCTCCGCGAGCTCTTCGAGGTGCGCGGCGGCGCCCCTCGCCCCCCGCCTCGCGAGCGCCTCGTCGAGGAGGCCCGCGAGGCGGCGGTGCTCGTGCCGACCTACATCGACCGGGTGGACGCGGCGCTCGTGGACGCGCTCCCCGCCCTCCGGCACGTCGCCTCCTACGGGGTGGGCGTGAACCACCTCGATCTCGACGCGTGCCGCCGGCGCGGCGTCCTCGTCACGAACACGCCCGGCGTCGTCACCGACGCCACCGCCGATCACGCGATGGCGCTCCTCCTCGCCGCCGCGCGCCGCGTCGTCGAGGGCGACCGGGTCGTCCGCGCCGGCGGCTGGACGGAGGTCGATCCGGCCTGGATGCTCGGCACCGAGGTGACCGGCAAGACCGTGGGCGTGGTCGGCTTCGGCCGCATCGGCCAGGCGTTCGCGCGCCGCGCGCGGGGCTTCGACACCCGGGTGCTCTACACGAGCCCGCGCGACGCGGGCGTCGCGTGGGCGGAGCGGGTCGGGCTCGAGCGGCTGCTCGCGGAGGCCGACTTCGTGTCGCTGCACGTTCCGCTCGTCCCGGCCACCCGCAACCTCCTCTCCCGCGAGCGCCTCGCCCTCCTCAAGCCCGGCGCGATCGTGGTGAACACCGCCCGCGGCGGGGTGCTCGACGACGCCGCGCTCGCGGAGGCCCTCGCGGACGGGCGGATCGGCGCCGCGGGGCTCGACGTCTTCCCGGACGAGCCCCGCGTGCCCGAGGCGTACCTCCCGCTCCCGAACGTCGTCCTCACCCCGCACCTCGGCTCCGGTACCCGCGAGACGCGGGCGGCCATGGCGCGGCGGGTGCTCGAGGACGTGGAGCGCGTCGCCCGCGGCGATCCGCCGCGCTACCCCGTCTCCTGA
- a CDS encoding lysylphosphatidylglycerol synthase transmembrane domain-containing protein, which translates to MRRIVQALVGIAISGLALWLTLRGKDLSAIVHEIRAADYRFLAPYVLILLGIHLARTVRWGILLEPVAKLPFSRLNAVSAVGFMALVVLPFRLGEFARPYLVAERPRLRVSSALSSVVVERVVDGLFTGVLLVVMLLALPDGTPGVQLLRTAGLVVSLAFGGLLAFLVVAYRNRTLAVRIAEAVLRPLSPRLAARASGMLDAFIHGLRLVPSRSKLAQFFLLTAIYWGLNAWGMALLARGFGFELDAAQACTLLGVLIVGVMIPAGPGMIGTFQGAIVLGLSLFAPRQVVATQGVAFANVLWAVQLAQQVGLGLFFLFSRHIQLGRILAAPSEIETGLEAEEAEYQAEPDERAARELSRD; encoded by the coding sequence TTGAGACGCATCGTGCAGGCGCTCGTCGGGATCGCGATCTCAGGCCTGGCGCTGTGGCTCACCCTCCGAGGCAAGGATCTCTCGGCGATCGTGCACGAGATCCGCGCGGCGGACTACCGCTTCCTCGCGCCGTACGTGCTCATCCTGCTGGGCATCCACCTCGCGCGGACCGTGCGCTGGGGCATCCTGCTCGAGCCCGTCGCGAAGCTGCCCTTCTCGCGGCTCAACGCGGTGTCGGCGGTCGGGTTCATGGCGCTCGTCGTGCTGCCGTTCCGGCTGGGCGAGTTCGCGCGGCCGTATCTCGTGGCGGAGCGGCCGCGCCTGCGGGTCTCGTCCGCGCTGTCGTCGGTGGTCGTGGAGCGCGTGGTGGACGGCCTCTTCACGGGCGTCCTGCTCGTGGTGATGCTCCTCGCCCTGCCGGACGGTACGCCCGGCGTGCAGCTCCTGAGGACCGCCGGCCTGGTCGTGTCGCTCGCCTTCGGAGGGCTGCTCGCCTTCCTCGTCGTGGCCTACCGCAACCGCACGCTCGCCGTGCGCATCGCGGAGGCCGTGCTGCGGCCGCTCTCGCCGAGGCTGGCGGCGCGCGCGTCGGGCATGCTGGACGCATTCATCCACGGGCTGCGCCTCGTGCCCAGCCGCTCCAAGCTCGCGCAGTTCTTCCTGCTCACGGCGATCTACTGGGGCCTCAACGCGTGGGGCATGGCGCTCCTCGCGCGCGGGTTCGGCTTCGAGCTCGACGCCGCGCAGGCGTGCACGCTGCTCGGCGTGCTCATCGTGGGGGTGATGATCCCCGCCGGCCCGGGCATGATCGGGACGTTCCAGGGGGCGATCGTGTTGGGGCTGTCGCTGTTCGCGCCGCGCCAGGTGGTGGCGACGCAGGGCGTCGCCTTCGCGAACGTGCTCTGGGCGGTGCAGCTCGCGCAGCAGGTGGGGCTCGGGCTCTTCTTCCTGTTCTCGCGCCACATCCAGCTCGGGCGGATCCTCGCAGCGCCGTCCGAGATCGAGACCGGCCTCGAGGCGGAGGAGGCGGAGTACCAGGCCGAGCCGGACGAGCGCGCCGCGCGCGAGCTGTCGCGGGACTAG
- a CDS encoding HAF repeat-containing protein, producing MVAVGASVSLATSALGQTVPVIIDLGTLGGTESYTSAPPQALTATGRVLTETGQVVGTSTLADGSLHAFSWTQAGGMVDLGTLGGGRSEASAASDGGQVVGASALADGSSHAFSWTQAGGMVDLGTLGGTNSHASAVNESGQVVGESWMPPDDLYAHSHAFLWTQEDGMTDLGALRNPESLNVKDSAGATAINDAGQVIGISGWYTEYHVFFWDSGNMIDLIPQYGGYSGASSVNESGQVVGWTWWGHWTSRPFSWTRESGFIDLGTLPGGWLSEASAVNDSGQVVGWSMTGPGYPDTGPRHAFSWTQDGGMIDLGTLAGMESSEARAVNDRGQVVGTGTSSDGSVRAFSWTQAGGMIDLGALGGGRSEAFAINESGQIAGESQLADGSWHAVLWKTDPVAEIELLVQTIDRMALPFGTQTSLERKLAAANAALAAGDIPAACEVLASFRDSVSAQSEKRITRDQSQDLVAFAADVHDMLQCP from the coding sequence ATGGTGGCGGTGGGCGCATCGGTGTCATTGGCGACGAGCGCGCTGGGGCAGACCGTCCCGGTGATCATCGACCTGGGAACGCTCGGGGGAACGGAGAGCTACACCTCTGCGCCCCCCCAGGCGTTGACTGCGACAGGGCGGGTGTTGACCGAGACGGGCCAGGTGGTGGGAACCAGCACCTTGGCGGACGGCTCGCTCCACGCGTTCTCGTGGACGCAGGCCGGCGGCATGGTTGACCTGGGGACGCTCGGGGGCGGCCGCAGCGAGGCGTCCGCGGCGAGCGACGGCGGCCAGGTGGTCGGGGCGAGCGCCCTGGCCGACGGCTCTTCGCACGCGTTCTCGTGGACGCAGGCGGGAGGCATGGTCGATCTGGGGACGCTCGGCGGAACGAACAGCCACGCCTCCGCCGTGAACGAGAGCGGTCAGGTCGTCGGCGAAAGCTGGATGCCACCGGATGACCTCTATGCTCATTCCCACGCATTCCTGTGGACGCAGGAAGACGGGATGACTGATCTGGGGGCGCTGCGCAATCCAGAGTCTTTGAACGTGAAGGATTCGGCCGGGGCGACCGCGATCAACGACGCGGGCCAGGTCATCGGCATCAGCGGGTGGTACACGGAGTATCACGTGTTCTTCTGGGACTCCGGCAACATGATCGATCTAATCCCTCAATACGGCGGTTACAGCGGAGCCTCGTCCGTGAACGAGAGTGGCCAGGTGGTCGGGTGGACGTGGTGGGGACATTGGACCTCTAGACCGTTCTCCTGGACGAGAGAGAGCGGGTTCATCGATCTCGGAACGCTCCCCGGTGGATGGTTGTCCGAAGCCTCCGCGGTCAACGACAGCGGCCAGGTCGTGGGGTGGAGCATGACGGGTCCCGGCTACCCTGACACGGGCCCACGGCACGCATTCTCGTGGACGCAGGATGGCGGGATGATCGATCTGGGAACGCTCGCCGGGATGGAGAGCAGCGAGGCGCGCGCGGTGAACGACAGGGGTCAGGTGGTGGGCACGGGCACCTCTTCGGACGGCTCCGTCCGCGCCTTCTCGTGGACCCAGGCGGGCGGAATGATCGATCTCGGTGCGCTCGGCGGAGGCCGCAGCGAGGCGTTCGCGATCAACGAGAGCGGACAGATCGCTGGCGAGAGTCAGCTGGCGGACGGTTCGTGGCACGCCGTGCTCTGGAAGACCGATCCCGTCGCCGAGATCGAGCTGCTGGTTCAGACGATCGACCGCATGGCGCTGCCGTTCGGGACGCAGACCAGCCTGGAGAGGAAGCTCGCTGCTGCGAACGCCGCGCTCGCAGCGGGGGACATCCCGGCGGCCTGTGAGGTCCTCGCGTCGTTCCGCGACTCGGTGAGCGCGCAGAGCGAGAAGCGGATCACGCGAGATCAGTCGCAGGATCTCGTCGCGTTCGCCGCGGACGTTCACGACATGTTGCAGTGCCCTTGA